The genomic interval GGCCATGTGTTCTGGGTGCTCTACGAATTCGTAGAGCAGGAGGGCGACTGGCTGAGCCGCGAGGTGATGCTGTTTCTGGGGCCGCGCTTCGTGGTCTCGGTGCATCCCCAGCCCGTCGATTGCGTCACGCTGGCGGCCGAGCGCTGGCGCGCCGTCGCTGCCCTGGAAGGGGAAGAGGCGGCCTATCTGGCCTACTTGATCGTGGATGCCGCGGTCGACACCTATTTTCCGCGCACGGAAGCGCTGGGCGATCGCCTGGAAGAGGTCGAAGCGGACATCGTGACGGGGCAGACCAGCGCGGTCATGCCGGTCATGATGAAGCTGAAGCGCGAGACGCTCGGCACGCGGCGGCTGGTCACGCCCCTGCGCGATATCTTTTTGAGCCTGATGCGAGGACCAGGCTCCCAGTTCGGCAGCAAGAGCTACACCTACTTCCAGGACATCCTGGACCATCTGCTGCGCGTCAACGATGCGCTGGACATTCAGCGAGACGTGCTGGCGAGCGCCGTGGACCTGTACATGTCGGCGATCGCCAACCGCACCAACGAGACGATGAAGAAACTCACGGTGCTCTCCACCATCCTGATGACCTCGGCCCTGATTGCCGGCATCTACGGCATGAACTTCCGCCACATGCCCGAGTTGCACTGGACCTACGGCTACTACGGCGCCCTTGGCCTGATGATGAGCGCGGCCCTGGTGCTGGTGGGCCTGTTCCGCTGGCGCGGGTACATTTGAGGGCCCCGGAGACCCTGGCCCGTCTGCTTCAGGCGGCCCTGCTGACCGCGCTGATCTCGCCCCTGTGGCTGCTCTGGGGACCGGCGCCCCA from Candidatus Sericytochromatia bacterium carries:
- the corA gene encoding magnesium/cobalt transporter CorA, giving the protein MINFAMALDRRDHVRRDLQHLEEVLRLHEDPEVTVWVDIEAPSEADLEALRAAFGFHALTLEDCLHAHQRPKLEYYEGHVFWVLYEFVEQEGDWLSREVMLFLGPRFVVSVHPQPVDCVTLAAERWRAVAALEGEEAAYLAYLIVDAAVDTYFPRTEALGDRLEEVEADIVTGQTSAVMPVMMKLKRETLGTRRLVTPLRDIFLSLMRGPGSQFGSKSYTYFQDILDHLLRVNDALDIQRDVLASAVDLYMSAIANRTNETMKKLTVLSTILMTSALIAGIYGMNFRHMPELHWTYGYYGALGLMMSAALVLVGLFRWRGYI